Proteins encoded by one window of Prevotella nigrescens:
- a CDS encoding heavy metal-binding domain-containing protein: MILTTTPNIEGYKILEYKGLVTGETIIGANFIKDFFAGIRDIVGGRSKSYEKVLQEGKETSVREMMQRAQELGANAIVGIDIDYETVGQGGSMLMVACSGTAVRI; this comes from the coding sequence TCGAAGGTTATAAGATTTTAGAGTATAAAGGACTTGTAACAGGTGAAACAATTATTGGTGCAAACTTTATAAAAGACTTCTTTGCAGGTATCAGAGACATTGTAGGCGGACGCAGCAAGTCGTACGAAAAGGTGTTGCAGGAAGGCAAGGAAACTTCTGTTCGGGAAATGATGCAACGTGCGCAGGAATTGGGCGCAAATGCTATTGTGGGCATCGACATCGATTATGAGACAGTAGGGCAGGGCGGTTCGATGCTGATGGTGGCTTGTTCGGGCACCGCAGTGCGCATATAA